DNA from Nematostella vectensis chromosome 5, jaNemVect1.1, whole genome shotgun sequence:
tataggtggggtgcagtactagtataggtggggtgcagtactagtataggtagggtgcagtactagtataggtaggggttcagtactagtataggtggggtgtggtactagtataggtagggGTGCAGTTCTAGTATAGgtagggtgcagtactagtataagTAGGGAGCAGTACAATTATAGGTAGGGTGCAGTGCTAGAATAGatagggtgcagtactagtataggtagggtgcagtactagtataggtagggtgcagtactagtataggtggggtgcagtactagtataagCTGGGTGCAGTACCAgaataggtggggtgcagtactagtataggtggggtgcagtactagtataagCTGGGTGCAGTACCaaataggtggggtgcagtactagtataggtggggtgcagtactagtataggtggggtgcagtacttgtataggtggggtgcagtactagtataggtagggTGCAGTATTAGTATAGGTAGGGTGTGGTTTTAGTATAGgtaggggtgcagtactagtataggtagggtgtggtactagtataggtaggggtgcagtactagtataggtggggtgcagtactagtataggtggagtgcagtactagtataggtggggtgcagtactagtataggtggggtacagtactagtataggtggggtgcagtactagtataggtggggtgcagtactagtataggtggggtgcagtactagtataggtggggtgcagtactagtataggtagggTGAAGTACTAGTATAGATAGGGTGTAGTACTAGTATATGaagggtgcagtactagtataggtggggtgcagtactagtataggtagggTGAAGTACTAGTATAGATAGGGTGTAGTACTAGTATATGaagggtgcagtactagtataggtggggtgcagtactagtataggttgGGTGCAGTattagtataggtggggtacagtactagtataggtggggtgcagtactagtataagCTGGGTGCAGTACCAgaataggtggggtgcagtactagtataggtggggtgcagtactagtataagCTGGGTGCAGTACCaaataggtggggtgcagtactagtataggtagggtgcagtactagtataggtggggtgcagtacttgtataggtggggtgcagtactagtataggtagggtgcagtactagtataggtagggtgtggtactagtataggtaggggtgcagtactagtataggtagggtgtggtactagtataggtaggggtgcagtactagtataggtagggtgcagtactagtataggtggggtgcagtactagtataggtggggtgcagtactagtataggtggggtacagtactagtataggtggggtgcagtactagtataggtagggTGCAATACTAGTATAGatagggtgcagtactagtataggtggggtgcagtactagtataggtagggtgcagtactagtataggtaggggtgcagtactagtataggtgggggtgcagtactagtataggtggggtgtAGTACTAGTATAGATGGGGTGCAGTACCAGTATATGTAGTGTGCAGTACTAGTTTGGAAGGGtttgcagtactagtataggctGGGTGCAGTTCTAGTATAGGTAGGGTACAGTACTGATATAGatagggtgcagtactagtataggtgggatGTAGTACTGGTATGGgtagggtgcagtactagtataggtggggtgcagtactattATAAgtagggtgcagtactagtataggtggggtgcagtactattATAAgtagggtgcagtactagtataggtggggtacagtactagtataggtggggtgcagtactagtatagatagggtgcagtactagtatatgTAGGGTGCAGTGCAAAATATtgtggggtgcagtactagtataggtggggtgcagtactagtataggtggggtgcagtactagtatagatatggtgcagtactagtataggtagggtgcagtactagtataggtgggggTGCAGTACCTATATAGGTAGGGTGTAGTGCTAGTAAAGGTGGGGGTGCAGTGCCGATATAGGTAGGGTGCAGTGCTAGTATAGGTGAGGTGCAGTACTTATATggggtggggtgcagtactagtatagggaGGGTGCAGCattagtataggtggggtctAAGAATATTTAGTAGTATATATAAGTAGTATATGTaaggtgcagtactagtataggtagggTGGGTGCAGAACTATTAAAGGTGGGGTgaagtactagtataggtggggtgcattAGTAGTATATGTGGGTGCAATACTTTCCAtcacatattttctttttgtttctttgcaggGTGTGTTTGTGTTTCACCTAGTCCTGTCATGTCTAGTAATACCCTGGTATGTATATCATTATAACATCTATATATCACTATAACTCAGGGGCGgtggaaggggaggggcaggggggtGCCAGCGGATGTTTCTTTAGATATATATGAACGTTTCTTTAAACCAACCGGTTTCAAGCGGTATATATGCAACcagcaacaaatttgttgaacagtttaaaatccccGTGTTCTTATAAATAGGATTTGGAACCACCACCCACTCCTCCCCCCCTaaaaccaccaaccacccctcccccacttaTGGGACCACTCCGCCACCCTGtaactgttttgttttcatcATTTAAACCTTGTTCATTTGAAGCCAAAACTAAATTAGGGCACCTTTAAGTATTAAGGGAGGCCAAACTGGGTCCACTTTGATAAAATCTAGCCGctccttttttaaatatttttcgatCAAACTTCCTGTGTTACGAAATGCATGCACAATTATCGTTATAACTGTATCTATCAGAAAGGTCTGTTTATCAGAAAGGTCTTTCGAAAACATGGTCAAATTCCTTTCAGAAAGTTTGAAGTAGATGTGTATAATTGATTGATTTTAAGTGTAGAAGTATGGCTTTCCCCTCgatgaaaagcaaaataaaaagatgaaattgaaatatgaaattttaaattaaaaatttaTAAATGAATGGCAAACCTTTGAGTTAATTACTTTTGAGTTAAAAACTCAAAAATTGGATGAATGggggaaaatgttttttttggaaatctCTAACCGTCCCTATTTATAACAGGGTAGTTTGAGGAGAAACCATTTTTGACCCCTGATTCTCCTGGAATAGCTTATGGGCCAGGGCAGTTTACGGGTACCAATGGTTTTGCTCGtaatgaaaaaagaaaatgaaatagcGTGCACACAAAAAATACCAACATACAACAGGCAAAACATTGTCAAAAAATGGAGTAGATAAAATAGATGAAAGACCGGCTAGTAACAATTAACTGAAGGTTGGACCAAGGACCAAGAATTCGAAATAAAATTTGTACAATGCTTGTTTTTGCAGAATCAACGCGCCCCTTGTCCCTCACCAGCATCATCGAGTCCACTCTCTGTTCTACCCGAGTTGAGTGAGGAAACGAGCAGCAAGTAAGTTGCCTACTTGATGCCTTTAAAAGCATTAAAATGTGATAGATGTCATTATATGTCACGCTATACTTATGTCACGCGATTCACATCCGGGTTCTGTGTGTGTAATTAATTCAACATGGCGGCGTTCACCATGCGGTCGTTTGTCTGACTCGTAAATAACTAAACATTACAATAGACAAAGCAAGCAAAAACTAAGCTACTGTGATGCCAATTAGATATTGTAGCTTTCGGTGTTTGGACGCCATAGAGATTAATTTCATGCTGAAAATGAAGCATTATGATAGGCTGAAGCAATCTAATAAAAGTTGGACAAAATAATTAGCAACTGTACGCCAATTACCCTTGGCGGTAACCCTACCTTGTGACGaagttaataaaacaaaataaataagttaAACGATGCTTTTATTAGTTCGTAGTTCGGCCTTTGTCGTTCTTAATGGGTCATCCTGGTAACGTCTAGGGCAGACCTTTAACATAAACACGTTTGGCTAGGGCTTGCGTCGCAACGTCTGAGTATCGTTAGCTTATTGTCGGAGTATCGTTAGCTTATTGTCTGAGTATCCTAAGCTTATTGTCTGAGTATCCTTAGCTTATTTTCTGAGAATCGTTagcttattccaaaattaccgTCACCACTAGGGACGGTAATTTCAGTTAATGGAGCCGGAGCCAGGCTCAAAGGTCACTCGTAAATTATATCGTACGAGTACACGTATCATGCTACGATAGCACAGGTATTACTTAATATGTTTCACGTGAGATACCTTACTATACACGTTCTTAATTCTTATTGGTCGCTATCTACCTATATAAAGCGCCACACCTAAAGTAAAGTCATTCGCTCTTTCGCTTCATAAGCTACGGGTACTGTAAAGAAACATTTgcccaccctccctcccttttACTGACAGATTTCTTTGTGTGTACAGGCAGTGTTAGCTTGGCGATCAACTGTAAACAAGTATTAACTTAATCATTgctttattattgaaataaacCGGGGAGTATCTCCGAGAGTCTGCGGTTAGTTCTGTCTGACGACTTCCCCAAGCGgggtttgtttgctataaggtGTGCTTGTGCGTTTGTGGACCAGCCAATACTCTCGTCCGATCCTTCACGCGGAGTGTAGGGGAGATGAGTGAGGCCTAAAGGTCATATGCTTACACTACAGTTGCTACGTCACGCGCTAGTCGTCACGTCACGCTAACTCGCTTTCGATCGGTCTGTCTCCCCCCATATTCTGCCATAGTCGTGCCTAGTGTATTCATTGCGTTGCAAAgcgggcatttccttttcacGCGTAAAGCGACATTAATGTCTGAGTATCGTTAGCTTATTGTCCGAGTATCGTTAGCTTATTGTCTGAGTATCCTAAGCTTATTGTCTGAGTATCCTTAGCTTATTGTCTGAGTATCGTTAGCTTATTGTCTGAGTATCGTTAGCTTATTGTCCGAGTATCGTTAGCTTATTGTCTGAGTAGCTTATTGTCTGAGTATCGTTAGCTTATTGTCTGAGTATCGTTAGCTTATTGTCTGAGTATCGTTAGCTTATTGTCTGAGTATCGTTAGCTTATTGTCTGAGTATCCTAAGCTTATTGTCTGAGTATCCTTAGCTTATTGTCTGAGTATCCTAAGCTTATTGTCTGAGTATCCTTAGCTTATTTTCTGAGTATCGTTAGCTTATTGTCTGAGTATCGTTAGCTTATTGTCTGAGTATCCTAAGCTTATTGTCTGAGTATACTTAGCTTATTTTCTAAGTATCGTTAGCTTATTGTCTGAGTATCCTTAGCTTATTGTCTGAGTATCCTTAGCTTATTGTCTGAGTATCCTTAGTTCAGTGTgcttattttgcttttacAAATGTTTTGGCTAGTGGGTACTTTCTTGGCCGTTTTTAACCGGTATAGGAGCCAACAGGTTAAACATTGTACCACGATCAATGACTATTGCTTTAATAGGTCACTTACACAGTCAAGCCCTGTCGTGCCCAGCATCAAGGGTAGCGATGACCAGCTTTCCGAGAGCCGCAACTCATCTGTAGAGCTTTCTCATCACAAGCCATTTTCCACCGAGCTTAAGCATGATCAAGGCTATGAGGGTGACAGTGAAACATGTCATACCCCTGGAGTAGGATCACCGGCCGTTGTGGCTGAAGCTCACGAATCTGTTACCAGCATTGTTAAGACTCCTGGCAATAAGATCGCTGTCAGCGGCGATGAGGCTCCTGCCAATCAAGGAAATGACATCAGGGAGGGCTCTGCAATGTCTGTAACAGAGAGAGATACCCCAGAGCCTTCACCACTGCGTGATGCTTCCTTGCTTCCTCGTGCAGAAAGTGTTTTGTCCAAGCAAGTCCACCCTTCCTCTGCTGATGGCAACAACAAGGGGGCAAACGATTCTTCCTCTGATAAGGTCTCCTCTGAGGTCACCGTCCCAGTTGATGAAGACATCAGACCTTCGACTGCTGGAGACACCGACAAGACAACCACGGACTCTTCCGCTGATAACGTTACCTCTGAGGTTACCGTTCAAGTGGATGAGGACAACAAGCAAGCAACTGCACCCTCTACTTCTAGCAATGACAGCCTACTTGGTTCCACTGAACCTACAAGTGCTGTCAATTACGTTTGTGATGCTGAAGCCTCAGTTGACTCGGCCGCTGATGTGCGAAATGTGGCTGGACAGGATTCTGATACTTCAGGTGACAGCACTGGGAGCGTCGGTCCTGTTAAAAGTATTGGCATCGATCTTGCAGGTAACAATCAGTAAACCACCGAGCTTTTCTTAGTACTTTTGTATTCGGGCGTAGACAAGGGTGCATATGATACTCATCGAGTGCAAGAAAACGTCCTTTTTTCAtaggctgatttggggaagttATTACTTATTTTATTATCGATTGGGTAAATGATATACAAACCTTTGTTTTGACATCACAAGAATTCTTCacattatttcatttattataACAAAAAATTAAGACAATGATAAAGGCATCAGTCTTTGCCACCCTGGAAGGCAGATGTCCGAATCGAAATTGTCTTATCTAACCCTAACAGTATATGTTCGATAATACAGCTCCATACACATTTTGactttgaaggaaaaacaagctCCACAATGGCAACACAAACTGAGGTTACAGCTGAGGAAGAGGAGGTGCTTCTCCCACCGATCACGATTAAAGTTGGAAATGAAAGCATAACACCTGTAGGACCCAGAAAGTTAAGCCTCACCAACAGCAAGTCATCTGTCGGCTCCCGCAGGACCAGCTTCACAAGCAGCGAAACATCCAGTGTCAGCAAGGTCGGGTCTGTGGGTAATATCAGTCGCCTGAGCACACAAGAGGTATATGTTAACACCACTCAGGGTAGCTCCTTATCGGATTTCAACGTCGAGGTTAGGATTAAGCTCAAGTTGACCGTACCCTCTGCATCTAAGTCCATTACTTCTTCCTCAAGCAACGAACCGTGCAAGCCAAAGAAGGGACCTAAACCCAGTACCAGTTCCACCAAGACTTCACCTAAAACCAGCGTAACTAAGACAAACAAGACTGCTATAAGTGATACACTTACATCCAAGAATGTCAAGCCGGCTGAAGTCATGGAAAAGGCGGCTAGCCTTACTGGGGTTGCAAAGAAGCCAGTGAAAGCTAATAATGCCACCAAACCGGTTGAAGTCTTAAAAAAGGCAAATAGCTTTCCCGGAGCTGTAAAGAAGTCAGTAAAGAACTTTCCTGCTAAGGAAGTTGGCAAACCAACGGAACCCCTAAAAAAAACGGAAAAACCTCCCGTGGCTGCAAAGAAGCCAGTGAAAGCTAATAATGTCACCAAACCGGTTGAAGTCTTAAAAAAGGCCGATAGTTTTCCCGGAGATGTAAAGAAGACAGTAAAGAGCATTCCTGCTAAGGAAGTTGGCAAACCAATGAAAGATCTGAAAAAGGCGGAAAGCTTTCCCGGGGCTGCAAAGAAGTCAACAGAAGCCACTACTAAGAAAACAATTGTGAAGTCAAAAGTCGAAAGCAAGATCAGCAAGGTAAAGATAAAAGCAGTCCAATTTATATAGCAGTGACTACGCCCACAGCCCACATTATCACCCATATCTTCAATCTATGAATCTATGTATTATAGGGCACAAAGAAGCTTCCAAAGAAGACCCTGGACAAGACAAATACTAAAGGTAATGAAGCTCTCTGTGGTGACGTCGTGGTCTTTTGTTCCTTAAACAATAGGGCCTTTGTTCTGGGCAGATAATGAAGGAAGTTAAAACCAGTTTTATTTGATCCCTCTTATATTACTCTCCTACTACCCTGGATTCTTTGAGTACATTTCCACCTATTTTTGTTACATCCTCTACATTACTAAACTCGAATcttgaaattttaaacttgATCTCCCGTAGAAAGCAGGTGTTAGAATACTTTTCCTTTTTAAAGGTTCTATCAAACCAACAGGCTCCACCATCGCTTTGGCTACTGGCTCCACGCCTAGTGTAGTTACTGTTGCCGAACAGCCAAGCAAGGTTGATGTAACAGCTGAAAGGCTCGCGGAAGACCATCAGAATCAGGTAAGGCAGCTGAAATCGCTTTTTATACAAGCATAGCGACATAGAGATTTCATAACTTGTTTCGAACATCTTCCCCTCCAGAGAAAAGATCGCGCATATTATACCCAAATATATCTAGCACTCTGGTATTGTGTTATTGTAGGAAGACGGCGTTGGAGTCGCCTGCTTTGTGCAAGGGATCATAAATAGGCCCAAAAAGCTCCTGTGTACGACCACACCCCTTTACTCGTGATCTCCAAGCAAAGCCCAAAACTTCTTTAACCATTGAAATGCTAAAATGTTTCTTACAAATTGGTATGGATTCCTTGTAGGATGACGCCGACATTGCATCATATGTGGGTAACATCATTAATGCCCAGGCCAGTGCATTGGCAGCAGAGAAGGCTTCTGTGTACGGCCACGCCTCTTCATCCGTGACCTCCAAGCAAAGTCCAACCAGCAACCAGGTAAATTGCGACATAGAgatatcatatttttttaaaaacttcgACCATTCTAAAGCAGATATCGGGTATATAATACTAAAATGTTTCTTGCACTTTGATATTGATTTCTTCTAGAAATTAAAACCAAAGTGTAAGAAACATTTTAGCATATTCTCATTGACCCTGCTTTACACAAAAAGAGGGGCGATCATTCGAAATTGCCTCCTTTGTAGAAAGGGTCATTATACCCAGATGGGCATTGATGACGCTATCTACAAAGGAGACAATCTCGTAAGGCCAGTTGGCACAACATTACTGCTAATGTTACAGCTACCAGTGTAGTTCGAAAATCAAGGGCTAGCAACCATACAGGAAGGCTCACATATAGATTCTCCTATATGTGAGCTTTAATTTGACATAAAGATCGTGGCAATCGGGAAAGCACTGGGATAATTATAGCCGTACGCACGCCGAAGGAGCGAGTTAGTTATTGTTGTTCTAGTGTCTTTGTAGAACAACGACATGCTTATATGTCGGCAGCTACTGAAATATGCGGGTTTACGCTCGCTCATAAACAAGCGCATCAAACAAATCCCCCGAATAAGATTCCCCTATATGTGAGCTTTAATTTAACATAAAGATCGTGGCAATCGAGGGAGCACTGGAATAGTTATAGCTGGACGCACGCCGAAGGAGCGAGCTCATTATTGTTGTTCTAGTGTCTTGGGTAAAACAATGACATGTTTATATGTCGGCGGCGACTGAAATATGCGGGTTTACGCTCGCTCATAAACAAGCGCATCAAATTGTCGCTCATGTTACCGCTAACCACAGACCAAATCATCAAAAGCACATATCGTGTATCACTCATACACTAATATTATCAAGTAAAAATATCTTTTAGCTACCACTAACTCAATGTC
Protein-coding regions in this window:
- the LOC116613483 gene encoding cell wall protein DAN4 isoform X2, coding for MGSCPSNLTKGCVCVSPSPVMSSNTLNQRAPCPSPASSSPLSVLPELSEETSSKSLTQSSPVVPSIKGSDDQLSESRNSSVELSHHKPFSTELKHDQGYEGDSETCHTPGVGSPAVVAEAHESVTSIVKTPGNKIAVSGDEAPANQGNDIREGSAMSVTERDTPEPSPLRDASLLPRAESVLSKQVHPSSADGNNKGANDSSSDKVSSEVTVPVDEDIRPSTAGDTDKTTTDSSADNVTSEVTVQVDEDNKQATAPSTSSNDSLLGSTEPTSAVNYVCDAEASVDSAADVRNVAGQDSDTSGDSTGSVGPVKSIGIDLAGKTSSTMATQTEVTAEEEEVLLPPITIKVGNESITPVGPRKLSLTNSKSSVGSRRTSFTSSETSSVSKVGSVGNISRLSTQEVYVNTTQGSSLSDFNVEVRIKLKLTVPSASKSITSSSSNEPCKPKKGPKPSTSSTKTSPKTSVTKTNKTAISDTLTSKNVKPAEVMEKAASLTGVAKKPVKANNATKPVEVLKKANSFPGAVKKSVKNFPAKEVGKPTEPLKKTEKPPVAAKKPVKANNVTKPVEVLKKADSFPGDVKKTVKSIPAKEVGKPMKDLKKAESFPGAAKKSTEATTKKTIVKSKVESKISKGTKKLPKKTLDKTNTKGSTIALATGSTPSVVTVAEQPSKVDVTAERLAEDHQNQDDADIASYVGNIINAQASALAAEKASVYGHASSSVTSKQSPTSNQDSDSEALDDMIMGILNSEVELLKAEKAASSKSLIPKPPNSPKPLSRRSSSHASHIAGSHEQLSGQTSSGSVGSPKSLSQRSRGREGSSASKSNSKSSLSSIPIRVPRPPSSQKTQANTASQASVDTASPLPRSPKRSSPILPPINRPASGRKSTTSASSARPVSRCSLPGVSSIPVLPPVQRQGNSSVHKVSVSPSESNPASARSSVHAGSPLSPRPPTSPKPSQCTLNRALSASRVRTASEGSLLPGSPMGSLSCKASNSSPNSRPGSRPCSSRKTG
- the LOC116613483 gene encoding cell wall protein DAN4 isoform X1 produces the protein MGSCPSNLTKGCVCVSPSPVMSSNTLNQRAPCPSPASSSPLSVLPELSEETSSKSLTQSSPVVPSIKGSDDQLSESRNSSVELSHHKPFSTELKHDQGYEGDSETCHTPGVGSPAVVAEAHESVTSIVKTPGNKIAVSGDEAPANQGNDIREGSAMSVTERDTPEPSPLRDASLLPRAESVLSKQVHPSSADGNNKGANDSSSDKVSSEVTVPVDEDIRPSTAGDTDKTTTDSSADNVTSEVTVQVDEDNKQATAPSTSSNDSLLGSTEPTSAVNYVCDAEASVDSAADVRNVAGQDSDTSGDSTGSVGPVKSIGIDLAGKTSSTMATQTEVTAEEEEVLLPPITIKVGNESITPVGPRKLSLTNSKSSVGSRRTSFTSSETSSVSKVGSVGNISRLSTQEVYVNTTQGSSLSDFNVEVRIKLKLTVPSASKSITSSSSNEPCKPKKGPKPSTSSTKTSPKTSVTKTNKTAISDTLTSKNVKPAEVMEKAASLTGVAKKPVKANNATKPVEVLKKANSFPGAVKKSVKNFPAKEVGKPTEPLKKTEKPPVAAKKPVKANNVTKPVEVLKKADSFPGDVKKTVKSIPAKEVGKPMKDLKKAESFPGAAKKSTEATTKKTIVKSKVESKISKGTKKLPKKTLDKTNTKGSIKPTGSTIALATGSTPSVVTVAEQPSKVDVTAERLAEDHQNQDDADIASYVGNIINAQASALAAEKASVYGHASSSVTSKQSPTSNQDSDSEALDDMIMGILNSEVELLKAEKAASSKSLIPKPPNSPKPLSRRSSSHASHIAGSHEQLSGQTSSGSVGSPKSLSQRSRGREGSSASKSNSKSSLSSIPIRVPRPPSSQKTQANTASQASVDTASPLPRSPKRSSPILPPINRPASGRKSTTSASSARPVSRCSLPGVSSIPVLPPVQRQGNSSVHKVSVSPSESNPASARSSVHAGSPLSPRPPTSPKPSQCTLNRALSASRVRTASEGSLLPGSPMGSLSCKASNSSPNSRPGSRPCSSRKTG